In a single window of the Aridibaculum aurantiacum genome:
- a CDS encoding tetratricopeptide repeat protein, which produces MKNWLFLVLIGLIFFSCKESTSEENSKSQAVHLQLVESLNKQVQLHPDSAPIRMQLVNALDSLGRYGDALAQVDSMIIRDSLNNGLWFAKGQLQESMKDTSAAIRSYEKAINIYPSLESQLHLANLYAEMKDSRSLQICQAVSRVAMDRENIAHCDFIAGIYYARTGQASQAIAAFDRCINNNYTYMEAYLEKGFVYYEQKKYNEAQQVFDRAITVNNLYADAYYWKAKTLEAMGNKQEAITNYQRSLGLDKTLTEAREALNRLNS; this is translated from the coding sequence ATGAAAAATTGGCTATTCCTGGTACTAATTGGGTTAATCTTCTTTAGCTGTAAAGAAAGCACCAGCGAAGAAAATTCAAAATCACAGGCAGTACACCTTCAACTAGTAGAGTCACTTAACAAGCAAGTGCAGTTACACCCTGATAGTGCTCCTATTCGCATGCAACTTGTAAATGCCTTGGACAGCCTGGGCAGGTATGGTGATGCACTTGCTCAGGTAGACAGCATGATAATACGAGACAGCCTGAATAATGGGTTGTGGTTCGCCAAAGGCCAACTGCAGGAAAGCATGAAGGATACTTCAGCCGCCATCCGCAGTTATGAAAAAGCCATCAATATTTATCCTTCGCTGGAGTCGCAGTTGCACCTGGCTAATCTATATGCCGAAATGAAAGACAGCCGTAGCCTGCAGATTTGCCAGGCAGTAAGCCGGGTGGCAATGGATAGAGAAAATATTGCTCATTGCGACTTTATTGCAGGTATTTATTATGCACGTACAGGGCAGGCTTCACAAGCCATTGCAGCTTTCGACAGGTGCATCAATAATAACTACACCTACATGGAAGCTTACCTTGAGAAAGGATTTGTTTATTATGAACAAAAGAAATACAACGAAGCACAGCAGGTATTTGATCGTGCTATAACCGTAAATAACTTGTATGCTGATGCATATTACTGGAAAGCAAAAACATTGGAAGCAATGGGTAATAAACAAGAAGCAATCACCAATTATCAACGTTCTTTGGGATTGGATAAAACATTAACCGAAGCACGCGAAGCCCTTAACCGGTTGAATAGTTAA
- a CDS encoding Gfo/Idh/MocA family protein, translated as MNEIKWGIIGCGDVTEVKSGPAFNKVPNSSLHGVMRRDAIKAEDYAKRHNVPVWYTDAEKLINDPDINAIYVATPPLYHEEYCLAALQAGKPVYVEKPMAISKLAAIRMKHAAEKSGIKLSVAHYRRQLPLFLKIKELLQEQVIGEIKMVNLMMLQPHNAPLITQTHDNWRVDPTISGGGLFHDLAPHQLDLMLYFFGNAINGSGVSLNQGGFYNAADMVHGHLLFPKNILFQGTWCFTVPPAETKDHCEIIGSKGKLSFSIFNHEKLYVTIVSDVKEYHFENLPHVQQPIIEKVVQYFLGNAGNPCSASEGVAVMEMMEMFTGNGQ; from the coding sequence ATGAACGAGATAAAATGGGGTATTATAGGTTGTGGAGATGTTACTGAAGTAAAGAGTGGTCCTGCATTCAATAAAGTGCCTAATTCTTCATTGCATGGGGTAATGCGAAGAGATGCTATAAAAGCTGAAGATTATGCAAAGCGGCATAATGTTCCTGTTTGGTATACTGATGCTGAAAAGCTGATAAATGACCCGGACATAAATGCAATATATGTGGCTACGCCTCCTCTTTATCATGAAGAATATTGCCTGGCCGCATTACAGGCAGGAAAACCTGTTTATGTAGAAAAACCAATGGCCATTTCTAAACTTGCTGCTATAAGAATGAAGCATGCCGCAGAAAAAAGTGGAATTAAACTGTCTGTTGCACATTATCGCAGGCAATTGCCATTATTCCTAAAAATAAAAGAACTACTACAAGAGCAAGTTATTGGTGAGATAAAGATGGTGAACTTAATGATGCTGCAACCTCACAATGCACCATTAATCACTCAAACACATGATAACTGGCGTGTTGATCCAACCATTTCCGGTGGTGGTTTATTTCATGATCTTGCTCCACACCAACTTGATCTTATGTTGTATTTCTTTGGAAATGCAATAAACGGAAGTGGTGTTTCTTTAAATCAAGGAGGTTTTTACAATGCAGCTGATATGGTACATGGGCACTTATTATTCCCAAAGAATATATTGTTCCAGGGAACCTGGTGTTTTACTGTGCCCCCAGCCGAAACAAAAGATCATTGCGAAATAATTGGCAGTAAAGGCAAGTTAAGCTTCAGCATTTTCAACCATGAAAAGCTGTATGTAACTATAGTCTCCGACGTAAAAGAATACCATTTTGAAAATCTTCCACATGTTCAGCAACCCATAATAGAAAAAGTAGTTCAGTACTTTTTAGGCAATGCTGGTAATCCTTGCTCTGCAAGCGAGGGTGTGGCAGTAATGGAAATGATGGAAATGTTCACGGGAAATGGCCAGTAA
- a CDS encoding phosphoribosylaminoimidazolesuccinocarboxamide synthase: protein MNNLQFPKQVNYYKGKVRDVYSIGEEWLVMIASDRISAFDVILPKPIPYKGQVLNQVAAYMLHQTSDICPNWLYDTPAPNTAIGKRCTPYKVEMVVRGNLTGHAWRTYKGGGRMLCGVPLPEGLKENQHFPSPIITPTTKAEIGHDEDISREEIISRGIVPADEYEQLENYALALFERGKELAARRGLILVDTKYEFGKIGDIIYLMDEIHTPDSSRYFYADGFEEKLEKGEPQKQLSKEFVREWLIANDFMGKEGQTVPEMDEEWIATISKRYIELYEQLIGETFQPQQLTQEETFNKIVTSLQAAGAI from the coding sequence ATGAACAATTTGCAGTTTCCAAAGCAGGTAAATTATTATAAAGGAAAAGTACGGGATGTATATTCCATTGGTGAAGAATGGCTGGTAATGATAGCCAGTGATCGCATTTCTGCTTTCGATGTTATTCTACCAAAACCCATTCCTTACAAGGGACAAGTATTGAACCAGGTAGCGGCTTATATGCTACATCAAACATCTGATATATGTCCAAACTGGCTTTACGACACCCCTGCCCCTAACACCGCTATTGGTAAACGCTGTACACCATATAAAGTAGAAATGGTGGTAAGAGGAAACCTTACAGGCCATGCATGGCGCACCTACAAAGGTGGTGGGCGCATGTTGTGCGGTGTTCCATTACCTGAAGGTTTGAAAGAAAACCAGCACTTCCCCTCTCCTATCATAACTCCCACAACCAAAGCCGAAATAGGACACGACGAAGACATTTCTAGAGAAGAAATTATTTCAAGAGGAATTGTACCTGCCGACGAATATGAGCAATTGGAAAATTACGCGCTGGCTTTATTTGAAAGAGGCAAGGAATTAGCTGCCAGGCGGGGACTTATATTAGTGGATACCAAATATGAGTTCGGCAAAATAGGCGATATCATTTATTTAATGGATGAGATTCATACACCCGATTCATCCAGGTATTTCTATGCTGATGGTTTTGAAGAGAAACTTGAAAAAGGAGAACCTCAAAAACAACTAAGTAAAGAATTTGTAAGGGAATGGCTAATTGCAAATGATTTTATGGGTAAAGAAGGGCAGACAGTTCCAGAAATGGATGAAGAATGGATAGCAACAATCAGCAAAAGATATATAGAACTATATGAGCAACTGATTGGAGAAACATTCCAACCACAACAACTAACACAGGAGGAGACATTCAATAAAATTGTCACCTCTTTACAGGCAGCTGGAGCTATTTAA
- a CDS encoding TonB-dependent receptor: protein MRVNYRYLAMLLMAGMFSIAALAQNITITGTVTSGTNNENVSAVSVLIKGTGVGTYTNERGQFRITTSQRPPLTLVFSSVGFSTKDVTVTSSTGDVAVSLEPSVMQAEGVVVAATRTPERVLEAPVTVERVSTATIRNAAAPNYYDILTNLKGVDVTTSSFNFKTISTRGFNGSGNLRFNQLVDGMDNQAPGLNFSVGSIIGLTELDVESMELLPGASSALYGPGGMNGTLLINSKNPFRYQGLSWQVKQGVNHIDNAQRGAAPFFDWSLRWGKKVSEKFAFKIGGQFIQAQDWQARDMRNLNRNNVFSSIKEGDRMSDPNYDGVNVFGDEASASMQAFAQLARLTVQAQGGTPALTALDAQIAAGMTPQQIAGAWMANPGLAPLASALPFLIPTSSVANNPYRTTFGNQLVSRTGYEERHLVDYNSYNVRLSGGLYYKITPSVEASLLAHFGTGTTVYTGADRYSLRNLKMGQYKLEVKGSNWFVRGYTTQENSGDSYTATTAAVAINNSWKGNQQWFQEYAGTYSAARLGLLPGVPTMLPNANAHSVARARAETGRLAPGTEAFQNAFNNAVNTPISKGGAQFDDRTNLYHAEGQVNLSQYVQFVEVLVGANVRRYELNSNGTIFADTTGKIGINEYGGYIQAQKNLLKDRVRLTGSIRYDKNQNFEGRFTPRLTALFKVAQNNNIRVSYQTAYRFPSTQDQYINLQTPAARLIGGLPQFNTYFNFEGRPAYTAESIVNFRNSGNPNDLKAATFTGVKPERVQSIEVGYKSLIAKKLFVDVYGYHSRYEDFIARVAVGRGENPLLGAVGSVVNPLTTTNYSFVTNSSTPIKAIGYGIGVEYSFYKNFLASGNFYSDQLQDVPAGLVTFFNTPKYRANLGVSNSDVYKGWGFNVIYRWQDKINWEGTFGSGEVPAYKTVDAMISYKFTNIRSIGKIGATNLFNKYYRSAFGNPQIGGLYYISFGYNIF from the coding sequence ATGAGAGTTAACTATCGCTACTTAGCAATGTTGCTAATGGCCGGTATGTTTTCGATTGCTGCCCTGGCCCAAAACATCACCATCACAGGTACGGTAACATCCGGTACTAATAATGAAAATGTTTCGGCTGTGTCTGTCCTGATAAAGGGCACTGGCGTAGGAACATACACCAACGAAAGAGGCCAATTCCGCATTACTACTTCTCAACGTCCACCCCTTACGCTTGTTTTCTCTTCTGTAGGTTTCTCTACTAAAGATGTAACGGTGACCTCTTCTACCGGAGATGTTGCTGTAAGCCTGGAGCCTTCGGTTATGCAAGCAGAAGGTGTAGTAGTAGCGGCTACACGTACACCCGAAAGAGTGTTGGAAGCCCCGGTGACTGTAGAAAGAGTAAGTACAGCCACCATTCGTAATGCTGCTGCTCCTAACTACTACGACATCCTTACCAACCTTAAAGGAGTAGACGTAACCACTTCTAGTTTCAACTTTAAAACCATCAGTACCCGCGGTTTCAACGGTAGTGGTAATCTTCGCTTCAACCAATTGGTAGATGGTATGGATAACCAGGCGCCTGGATTGAACTTCTCTGTGGGAAGTATCATCGGGTTAACTGAGCTTGATGTAGAAAGCATGGAACTACTGCCAGGTGCATCATCTGCACTATATGGTCCGGGTGGAATGAACGGTACTTTACTTATTAATAGTAAGAACCCATTCCGTTACCAGGGACTTAGCTGGCAAGTAAAGCAAGGTGTGAACCATATAGATAATGCACAACGTGGCGCAGCTCCATTCTTCGATTGGTCACTACGTTGGGGTAAAAAAGTGTCTGAAAAATTTGCATTTAAAATAGGTGGTCAATTTATACAAGCACAAGACTGGCAGGCACGTGATATGAGGAACCTGAACAGGAATAACGTGTTCAGCTCCATAAAAGAAGGCGATCGAATGAGCGATCCTAACTACGATGGTGTGAATGTATTTGGTGATGAAGCAAGTGCCAGCATGCAGGCATTTGCTCAACTCGCTCGTCTTACTGTACAGGCACAAGGTGGAACTCCTGCGCTTACAGCCTTGGATGCTCAGATAGCAGCTGGTATGACACCACAACAAATAGCTGGTGCATGGATGGCAAATCCTGGATTAGCTCCTTTAGCTAGTGCTTTACCTTTTCTTATTCCTACAAGTAGTGTAGCTAACAACCCTTACAGGACAACTTTTGGTAATCAACTGGTGAGCCGGACTGGTTACGAGGAGCGTCACCTGGTAGATTATAATAGTTATAATGTTCGCCTGAGCGGTGGCTTGTACTACAAGATCACACCTTCTGTAGAAGCTTCGTTGTTAGCACACTTTGGTACAGGTACTACAGTTTATACAGGTGCAGACAGGTATTCTTTACGCAATTTAAAAATGGGACAATACAAACTGGAAGTAAAAGGTTCTAACTGGTTTGTGCGTGGTTATACTACCCAGGAAAATTCAGGAGATTCTTATACAGCTACCACTGCTGCTGTTGCTATCAACAATTCATGGAAAGGAAACCAGCAATGGTTCCAGGAGTATGCAGGTACATATAGTGCTGCAAGATTAGGATTGCTTCCTGGCGTTCCAACCATGTTGCCAAATGCTAATGCACACTCTGTAGCACGTGCAAGAGCTGAAACTGGCAGGCTGGCTCCGGGAACAGAGGCATTTCAAAATGCTTTTAATAATGCAGTGAATACGCCAATAAGCAAAGGCGGTGCGCAGTTTGATGACAGGACAAATCTTTACCATGCTGAAGGCCAGGTAAACCTTTCTCAATATGTACAGTTTGTAGAGGTATTGGTTGGTGCCAATGTACGTCGCTACGAACTTAATTCTAACGGAACCATTTTTGCCGACACTACCGGCAAAATAGGTATCAACGAATATGGTGGTTACATCCAGGCACAGAAGAACTTGTTGAAAGACAGGGTAAGGCTAACTGGTTCTATCCGCTACGATAAAAATCAGAATTTTGAAGGTCGCTTTACACCAAGATTAACTGCTCTCTTCAAAGTAGCACAGAATAACAACATCCGTGTTTCGTACCAGACAGCATATCGTTTCCCTTCTACACAAGATCAATATATTAACCTGCAAACTCCTGCGGCAAGATTGATTGGTGGATTGCCCCAGTTCAACACTTACTTCAACTTTGAAGGAAGACCTGCATACACTGCAGAAAGTATCGTGAACTTCAGGAATTCCGGAAATCCTAATGATTTAAAGGCAGCTACTTTTACAGGTGTAAAACCAGAAAGAGTACAGTCAATTGAAGTAGGCTACAAATCATTGATAGCTAAAAAACTTTTTGTTGATGTATACGGTTACCATAGTCGTTATGAAGATTTCATTGCCCGTGTAGCAGTGGGTAGGGGAGAAAATCCTTTACTGGGTGCTGTTGGTTCAGTTGTTAATCCTTTAACTACTACTAACTATTCTTTTGTTACCAATTCATCCACGCCAATTAAAGCAATTGGTTATGGTATTGGTGTGGAATACAGCTTCTATAAGAACTTCCTTGCATCTGGAAACTTCTACAGCGACCAGTTGCAGGATGTACCTGCTGGTCTTGTTACTTTCTTCAATACACCTAAGTATCGTGCTAACCTTGGTGTTTCTAACAGCGATGTTTACAAGGGATGGGGCTTCAACGTGATATACAGGTGGCAGGATAAGATAAACTGGGAAGGAACTTTCGGCTCAGGAGAAGTGCCTGCTTACAAAACTGTTGATGCAATGATCAGTTACAAGTTCACAAACATTAGGAGCATTGGTAAAATTGGTGCTACGAACTTGTTCAATAAGTACTATAGGTCTGCATTTGGTAACCCGCAGATCGGTGGATTGTACTACATCAGTTTTGGTTATAACATCTTTTAA
- a CDS encoding pyruvate dehydrogenase complex E1 component subunit beta, producing the protein MRQIAFREALREAMSEEMRKDDRIFLMGEEVAEYNGAYKVSQGMLAEFGAKRVIDTPIAELGFTAIAVGAAQNGLRPIVEFMTWNFAVLALDQILNTASKMLAMSGGQVGCPIVFRGPNGSAGQLGAQHSTAFESTLANIPGLKVISPSTPYDAKGLLKAAIRDNDPVCFMESEVMYGDKGEVPEEEYIIEIGKADIKRKGTDVTIVSFNKMMKVALGAAAELEKEGISAEVIDLRTIRPLDWHTIVESVKKTNRLVIVEEQWPFASVSSEIAYRIQKEAFDYLDAPIRRITSADAPMHYAPNLVEAYLPTIPQTVKVVKEVMYVKK; encoded by the coding sequence ATGCGACAAATTGCCTTTAGAGAAGCCCTTCGCGAAGCTATGAGTGAAGAAATGCGCAAAGACGACAGAATATTCCTTATGGGAGAAGAAGTGGCGGAATATAATGGCGCCTACAAGGTTAGCCAGGGTATGTTGGCAGAATTTGGTGCTAAGCGTGTAATTGATACACCGATTGCTGAACTTGGTTTTACTGCTATTGCAGTAGGTGCAGCACAAAATGGCTTGCGTCCTATTGTTGAATTCATGACATGGAACTTTGCTGTACTGGCATTAGATCAAATTTTGAATACTGCCAGTAAAATGCTTGCTATGAGTGGCGGCCAGGTAGGATGTCCTATCGTTTTTCGCGGACCAAACGGAAGCGCCGGACAATTGGGTGCTCAGCACTCAACTGCTTTCGAAAGCACCTTAGCTAACATACCTGGTTTAAAGGTGATTTCTCCATCCACACCTTATGATGCAAAAGGATTGTTGAAAGCAGCCATTCGCGATAACGACCCTGTATGCTTTATGGAAAGCGAGGTGATGTATGGTGATAAAGGTGAAGTGCCTGAAGAAGAATATATAATTGAAATAGGTAAAGCTGACATCAAGCGTAAAGGAACAGATGTAACCATTGTTTCTTTCAACAAAATGATGAAAGTAGCACTTGGTGCCGCAGCTGAATTAGAAAAAGAAGGTATCAGCGCAGAAGTTATTGACTTGAGAACCATTCGCCCGCTTGATTGGCATACTATAGTAGAAAGTGTGAAGAAGACCAACCGTCTTGTAATAGTAGAAGAGCAGTGGCCGTTTGCTTCTGTAAGTTCTGAGATTGCCTATAGAATACAAAAAGAAGCTTTTGATTACCTGGATGCGCCTATCCGTCGTATCACCAGTGCTGATGCTCCTATGCACTACGCACCAAACCTGGTAGAAGCTTATCTTCCTACTATACCTCAAACAGTAAAGGTGGTAAAAGAGGTGATGTACGTAAAGAAGTAA
- a CDS encoding sigma-54-dependent transcriptional regulator yields MSKKTMATILIVDDERAIRKTLTEILGFEGYKVDEAADGEEGLKKFQSTTYDVVLCDIKMPKLDGIEFLSKAIESNPDVPIIMISGHGNIETAVEAVKKGAYDYISKPPDLNRLLITIRNAMDRNVLAKEAKVLKRRVSKVQEMIGESEPIKKIKETIEKVAPTDARVMITGENGSGKELVARWIHEKSNRADGPLVEVNCAAIPGELIESELFGHEKGSFTSAIKQRIGKFEQANGGTLFLDEIGDMSLSAQAKVLRALQEGKITRVGGEKEIAVDVRVIAATNKDLLQEVENKNFRLDLYHRLGVILINVPSLNNRKDDIPLLVERFLQDIAEDYGQARKEIDSKAIEALQQHNWSGNIRELRNVVERLVILSGKTITADDVKAYVSI; encoded by the coding sequence ATGAGCAAGAAAACAATGGCAACAATACTTATTGTAGATGATGAACGTGCTATACGTAAAACACTTACAGAGATACTCGGATTCGAAGGATATAAAGTAGATGAGGCCGCAGACGGTGAAGAAGGTCTAAAGAAATTTCAGTCGACTACATATGATGTGGTATTGTGCGATATCAAAATGCCAAAGCTTGATGGGATTGAATTTCTTTCGAAAGCTATAGAATCTAATCCTGATGTGCCTATCATCATGATCAGTGGACATGGAAATATAGAAACAGCTGTAGAGGCAGTAAAAAAAGGTGCTTACGATTATATCTCAAAGCCACCAGACCTTAACCGGCTGTTGATCACTATCCGCAATGCAATGGATAGAAATGTACTTGCTAAAGAAGCTAAGGTTTTAAAGCGTCGTGTAAGCAAGGTGCAGGAAATGATAGGGGAGAGTGAGCCGATCAAAAAAATAAAGGAGACGATAGAAAAAGTAGCGCCTACAGATGCTCGTGTGATGATAACCGGAGAGAACGGTAGCGGTAAAGAACTGGTAGCACGCTGGATACATGAAAAAAGTAATCGTGCAGATGGTCCGCTGGTTGAGGTGAATTGCGCAGCCATACCAGGTGAGCTGATAGAAAGCGAATTGTTTGGTCATGAAAAAGGTTCGTTTACATCAGCTATCAAACAACGCATAGGCAAGTTTGAACAAGCCAATGGAGGTACACTTTTCTTGGATGAAATAGGGGACATGAGTTTGAGCGCACAGGCTAAAGTGCTACGTGCATTGCAGGAAGGAAAGATAACAAGGGTAGGTGGAGAGAAAGAAATTGCGGTGGATGTACGCGTAATAGCGGCCACCAATAAAGACCTTTTGCAGGAAGTAGAAAATAAAAACTTCAGGCTCGATCTATATCACAGGCTAGGTGTGATACTTATAAATGTCCCTTCACTGAATAATCGTAAAGATGATATCCCTTTGCTGGTTGAACGTTTCCTGCAGGATATAGCTGAAGATTATGGCCAGGCCAGGAAAGAAATAGATAGTAAAGCAATTGAAGCATTACAGCAGCATAATTGGTCGGGTAATATTCGTGAACTACGCAACGTGGTGGAGCGTCTGGTTATTCTTTCAGGAAAGACAATTACAGCTGATGATGTAAAAGCATATGTATCTATCTAG
- a CDS encoding MerR family transcriptional regulator, producing the protein MNHFTIRDIENLTGIKAHTWRIWEQRYQLCLPDRKESNHRFYDAERLRQILRISYLYHSGVKISKLAKMNDGELSTLAMQENQQGPTTDFYVKELLEAAVLSDDETFEKVSSHVFDTLNTEDAILKVIYPYLERVGVLWITEHLVPAQEHFSSSILRNKIIAAIDSLPPVRNTGKENIVLFTPEKEYHELPLLFIHYLLKKNGKRVTYFGCNIKLKELKHFAENKEVTTFHFHLLTNLTNKDAQEYLSYIASAFPDKSVVISGIQAAQVHNKPANARTLNSMKAILDYARE; encoded by the coding sequence ATGAATCATTTTACGATAAGAGATATAGAAAATTTAACCGGTATAAAAGCTCATACGTGGCGTATTTGGGAGCAACGTTACCAGCTTTGCCTACCAGACAGGAAAGAAAGCAATCACCGGTTTTATGATGCAGAAAGGCTAAGACAGATTCTTAGAATCTCTTACCTGTACCATTCAGGGGTAAAGATTTCAAAGCTTGCAAAGATGAATGATGGTGAGCTTTCAACCCTGGCAATGCAGGAAAACCAACAAGGCCCTACCACAGATTTTTATGTAAAAGAATTATTGGAAGCAGCCGTATTATCCGACGATGAGACGTTCGAAAAAGTATCTTCTCATGTGTTCGATACTTTGAATACTGAAGATGCAATTTTGAAAGTGATATATCCATACCTGGAGCGTGTAGGTGTGTTATGGATAACTGAACATCTTGTGCCTGCGCAGGAACATTTCTCCAGTAGCATTTTACGCAACAAGATAATCGCTGCTATTGACAGCCTTCCACCTGTACGCAATACAGGAAAAGAAAATATAGTTTTATTTACGCCTGAAAAAGAATACCACGAACTACCGCTACTATTTATCCATTACCTGCTGAAAAAGAATGGTAAGAGAGTTACCTATTTCGGCTGCAACATAAAGCTGAAAGAGCTAAAGCATTTTGCAGAAAATAAAGAAGTAACGACTTTTCATTTTCACCTGCTTACCAATCTTACTAATAAAGACGCGCAGGAATACCTTTCCTATATAGCATCCGCATTTCCCGATAAATCAGTAGTAATATCTGGAATACAGGCAGCACAAGTACATAATAAGCCTGCTAATGCACGCACACTTAATTCAATGAAAGCCATTCTAGATTATGCCCGCGAGTGA
- a CDS encoding S26 family signal peptidase — protein sequence MGWIIFIIGTIGWHLGMYGMFKKAGIEPWKALVPFYNTWCIVEKTNIRKIWFWLQFIPIAGQFITIWITIIFVMHFGKFNLLHHAATVFFPFIYFPYLGFSKDVKYAGHDVVRRYQKSGSREWIDAAVFAVVAATIIRTFIFEAYTIPTGSMEKTLLINDFLFVNKLSYGPRIPQTPISFPFVHNVMPFTTTTPSYTKAVQIPYTRLPGFGPVKRNDVVVFNFPAGDTIINLPQFGSKQPYYDVLRASPYNGNRDALMADYPIHVHPMDKTDNYIKRCVAIGGETLEIRDGRVFINGQPNEIPPGSQTEYIVETNGQFFTEEFLTQKLKITEENAADIIQAYQGKANSYIMNLSPADVELVKKLPNFKSIEPAFDVVPGSVFPYTAGLNWTFDNYGPVYVPKAGSSITLTPANIDLYRRVISVYENNELVEANGKYFINGQETTSYTFKYNYYWMMGDNRHRSQDSRKWGFVPETHVVGKASLIWFSWDRGPRWNRLFKTIK from the coding sequence ATGGGTTGGATTATTTTTATTATTGGAACGATAGGCTGGCACCTGGGAATGTATGGAATGTTTAAGAAAGCAGGCATAGAACCCTGGAAAGCACTTGTTCCATTTTATAATACATGGTGTATTGTAGAGAAAACCAACATACGAAAGATCTGGTTCTGGTTGCAATTCATACCCATTGCAGGACAATTCATCACGATCTGGATCACGATCATTTTTGTAATGCATTTTGGAAAGTTCAACCTCCTTCACCACGCAGCTACTGTATTTTTTCCTTTTATTTATTTCCCCTATTTAGGATTTAGTAAAGATGTAAAATACGCGGGTCATGATGTAGTGCGACGCTACCAAAAAAGTGGCAGCCGCGAGTGGATTGATGCAGCAGTGTTTGCTGTGGTAGCCGCTACTATCATTCGTACTTTCATTTTTGAAGCTTATACCATACCTACAGGTAGTATGGAGAAGACACTGCTGATAAATGATTTCCTTTTTGTAAATAAACTAAGCTATGGACCACGTATTCCACAAACGCCAATTTCCTTTCCGTTTGTGCATAATGTAATGCCGTTTACTACTACCACGCCTTCTTATACAAAAGCAGTACAGATACCTTATACACGTCTGCCAGGCTTCGGTCCTGTAAAACGTAATGATGTAGTGGTTTTTAATTTTCCTGCAGGCGATACCATTATCAACCTTCCGCAGTTTGGTTCAAAGCAACCGTATTACGATGTGCTGCGCGCTTCTCCTTACAATGGCAATCGAGATGCACTGATGGCTGATTATCCTATTCATGTTCACCCAATGGATAAAACAGATAACTACATAAAACGCTGTGTGGCTATTGGGGGTGAAACATTAGAGATAAGAGACGGAAGAGTGTTTATCAACGGACAGCCGAATGAAATTCCACCAGGCTCGCAAACAGAATATATAGTGGAAACCAACGGCCAGTTCTTTACCGAAGAGTTTCTTACCCAGAAACTAAAGATTACTGAAGAGAACGCAGCCGATATTATACAGGCTTACCAGGGTAAAGCAAATTCTTACATCATGAACCTTTCGCCTGCTGATGTAGAATTGGTGAAGAAGCTACCAAATTTTAAATCTATAGAACCTGCATTCGACGTAGTGCCTGGTTCAGTATTTCCATATACAGCAGGACTTAATTGGACCTTTGATAACTACGGACCGGTATATGTTCCAAAAGCAGGAAGCAGCATTACGCTTACGCCGGCTAACATTGATCTTTATAGAAGAGTAATCTCTGTGTATGAGAATAATGAATTGGTAGAAGCGAATGGGAAATACTTCATCAACGGACAGGAGACAACTAGTTACACATTCAAGTACAACTATTACTGGATGATGGGAGATAACAGGCATAGGAGCCAGGATAGTCGTAAATGGGGTTTTGTGCCTGAAACGCATGTTGTGGGTAAGGCCTCACTTATCTGGTTTAGTTGGGATAGAGGTCCCCGCTGGAACCGCTTGTTCAAAACAATTAAATAA
- a CDS encoding cytidine deaminase, producing the protein MKKQDYTFNFEVYDTINDLKEEDKWLLNEAREVTHHAYAPYSNFQVGAIARLNNGEIVAGSNQENASFPVGLCAERVLLAAASSLFPKVPIDTLAISYHNEKGDSDHPISPCGICRQSLVEYESRVGHPIRLILGGMEGKVFVIEKAEMLLPLSFTSKDMK; encoded by the coding sequence ATGAAAAAACAAGATTATACTTTCAACTTCGAGGTATACGATACCATCAATGATTTGAAAGAGGAAGATAAATGGTTGCTGAATGAAGCACGTGAAGTAACACACCATGCATATGCACCTTATTCAAATTTCCAGGTGGGCGCTATAGCCCGTTTGAATAATGGAGAAATAGTAGCCGGTAGTAACCAGGAAAACGCGAGTTTCCCTGTAGGTCTATGTGCTGAAAGAGTTTTGCTTGCTGCTGCTTCTTCTTTATTTCCTAAAGTACCTATTGATACACTTGCTATTAGTTATCACAACGAAAAGGGGGATAGCGATCATCCCATATCGCCTTGCGGTATTTGTAGGCAAAGCTTGGTTGAATATGAATCAAGAGTAGGTCATCCTATCAGGTTAATCTTAGGGGGAATGGAAGGAAAGGTGTTTGTAATAGAAAAGGCCGAGATGTTGTTACCATTAAGTTTTACATCAAAAGATATGAAATAA